The proteins below come from a single Asanoa ferruginea genomic window:
- a CDS encoding TetR/AcrR family transcriptional regulator C-terminal domain-containing protein, which produces MPDPFDSSVWTRPPRSRSGTPALSRDQIVKAALELLDAEGIDGLSMRRLGAKLGSGATSIYWHVANKDDLLDLAIDAVMGEVRLPAAGTDWRPAAAAMVRDLRDVLLRHSWIASLFGVRLNVGPNSMALAESMITLLEQAGFAAEEAAYAASALSSHAIGAAITTAAWHTAVARSGMTEADLTKSVAAFQEQQREAYPHVSGWQEAAPLDLPAMQRATFEYGLERLLDGLAARL; this is translated from the coding sequence ATGCCAGACCCGTTCGACAGCTCGGTGTGGACCCGCCCTCCGCGATCCCGCAGTGGCACGCCGGCCCTCAGCCGCGACCAGATCGTCAAGGCGGCGCTCGAGTTGCTCGACGCCGAGGGCATCGACGGGCTGAGCATGCGGCGGCTCGGCGCCAAGCTCGGTTCCGGCGCCACCTCGATCTACTGGCACGTGGCCAACAAGGACGACCTGCTCGACCTGGCCATCGACGCGGTGATGGGCGAGGTCCGGCTCCCGGCCGCCGGCACCGACTGGCGGCCCGCCGCCGCGGCCATGGTCCGCGACCTGCGCGACGTGTTGCTCCGGCATTCCTGGATCGCCAGCCTGTTCGGCGTGCGGCTCAACGTCGGACCCAACTCGATGGCGCTGGCCGAATCGATGATCACGCTGCTGGAGCAGGCCGGCTTCGCGGCCGAGGAGGCGGCGTACGCCGCGTCGGCGCTCAGTTCGCACGCCATCGGCGCGGCCATCACGACCGCGGCCTGGCACACCGCCGTGGCCCGTTCCGGGATGACCGAGGCCGACCTGACCAAGTCGGTGGCGGCCTTCCAGGAGCAGCAGCGCGAGGCCTATCCGCATGTCTCCGGCTGGCAGGAGGCCGCACCGCTCGACCTACCCGCGATGCAGCGGGCCACCTTCGAATACGGGCTGGAGCGCCTGCTGGACGGGCTGGCCGCCCGGCTTTAG
- a CDS encoding PadR family transcriptional regulator, with translation MAAAKRKVGNLLGLAVLSYLTMGPKHPYELSRTLRDNGDDRSIRFNHGSLYMVIQQLAKAGFVAEQETSREGQRPERTVYAITDAGRAEMHDWLRELVGEPDHEYPHFVAALSLIAAIPPDEAVALLQQRSGRLAEQRAQTRTLVDGALAGGLHPLFLVEEEYRINQLDAELAFVEHFIGQITDPETGWGPQWAAFHSGQRGDES, from the coding sequence ATGGCGGCGGCGAAGCGGAAGGTCGGCAACCTGCTGGGGTTGGCGGTGCTGTCCTACCTGACGATGGGTCCGAAGCACCCCTATGAGCTGTCCCGCACGTTGCGCGACAACGGCGACGACCGGAGCATCCGGTTCAACCACGGCTCGCTCTACATGGTGATCCAGCAGCTCGCCAAGGCCGGCTTCGTGGCCGAGCAGGAGACCAGCCGGGAAGGGCAACGCCCCGAGCGCACGGTGTACGCGATCACCGACGCCGGCCGCGCCGAGATGCACGACTGGCTGCGCGAGCTGGTCGGCGAGCCCGACCACGAATACCCGCACTTCGTCGCCGCGCTCTCGCTGATCGCCGCCATCCCGCCCGACGAGGCGGTCGCGCTCCTCCAGCAGCGGTCCGGTCGCCTGGCCGAGCAACGGGCCCAGACCCGCACCCTGGTCGACGGCGCGCTGGCCGGCGGCCTGCACCCGCTGTTCCTCGTCGAGGAGGAATACCGGATCAACCAGCTCGACGCCGAGCTCGCGTTCGTCGAGCACTTCATCGGTCAGATCACCGATCCGGAGACCGGCTGGGGTCCACAGTGGGCCGCGTTCCACTCCGGGCAGAGGGGGGACGAATCATGA
- a CDS encoding FAD-dependent oxidoreductase codes for MIRTALVIGGGVAGPATAMALHKAGIDATVYEASTAPRGGAFLTLAPNGADALRVLDADGAALAKAFPSPAITLRSTTGKELGTVHTPGAESFTLRRADLDQALRAETTARDIPVLTGKRLVTFTETATGVRAEFADGTTAEADVLVGADGIHSEVRRVLDPAAPPLSYAGLVGNGGFAPPTGAVSAPPGHYEMIFGRRAFFGYVVAPGGEVWWFANVPYPREPARGELAAIDWRPRLIDLFEGDAGPAIEVISATPEFVPMDPIQSVSGLRSWHSRRVVLVGDAAHAPTPTSGQGASLSIEDGLVLAKCLRDHADPADAFARYESARRPRVERIIKAAARNNSSKAAGPVGRVIRDAVMPTVLKLASTSNAQRKVFDYHIDWAATA; via the coding sequence ATGATCCGCACAGCTCTGGTCATCGGCGGCGGCGTCGCCGGCCCGGCGACCGCGATGGCCCTGCACAAGGCCGGCATCGACGCCACGGTCTACGAGGCGTCCACCGCACCCCGCGGCGGCGCGTTCCTGACCCTGGCACCCAACGGCGCCGACGCGCTGCGGGTGCTCGACGCCGACGGCGCGGCCCTGGCGAAGGCGTTCCCGTCGCCGGCCATCACCCTGCGCAGCACGACCGGCAAAGAGTTGGGCACGGTGCACACGCCGGGCGCCGAGAGCTTCACCCTCCGCCGCGCCGACCTCGACCAGGCACTGCGCGCCGAGACGACCGCCCGCGACATCCCGGTGCTGACCGGCAAGCGGCTGGTCACCTTTACCGAGACCGCGACCGGCGTACGCGCGGAGTTCGCCGACGGCACCACCGCCGAGGCCGACGTCCTGGTCGGCGCCGACGGCATCCACTCGGAGGTGCGGCGGGTGCTGGACCCGGCGGCGCCACCGCTGTCCTACGCCGGCCTGGTCGGCAACGGCGGCTTCGCCCCGCCAACCGGCGCGGTCTCCGCACCGCCCGGCCACTACGAGATGATCTTCGGACGACGGGCCTTCTTCGGGTACGTGGTCGCTCCCGGCGGCGAGGTCTGGTGGTTCGCCAACGTGCCCTACCCCCGCGAACCGGCCCGCGGCGAGTTGGCCGCGATCGACTGGCGCCCCCGCCTGATCGACCTCTTCGAGGGCGACGCCGGCCCGGCGATCGAGGTGATCAGCGCGACGCCCGAGTTCGTGCCGATGGACCCGATCCAGTCGGTGTCCGGGCTCCGCTCCTGGCACTCCCGCCGGGTGGTCCTGGTCGGCGACGCCGCACACGCGCCGACGCCAACCTCGGGCCAGGGCGCCTCACTGTCCATCGAGGACGGCCTGGTGCTGGCCAAGTGCCTGCGCGATCACGCGGACCCGGCGGATGCGTTCGCCCGCTACGAGTCGGCCCGCCGCCCCAGGGTCGAGCGCATCATCAAGGCTGCGGCCCGCAACAACAGCAGCAAGGCCGCGGGCCCGGTAGGTCGGGTCATCCGCGACGCGGTCATGCCAACGGTGCTCAAGCTGGCCAGCACCAGCAACGCCCAACGCAAGGTCTTCGACTACCACATCGACTGGGCGGCAACGGCCTAG
- a CDS encoding four-helix bundle copper-binding protein, translating to MTATLPMLENYPNPIELDRGKLAATIDALDDCAEACTACAEACLGEPDVAELTMCIRTNLDCADVCASAARVLTRWTGYDAAIGRAMLEACATACAVCAAECERHAAKHEHCRICAEACRSCEQSCRDLLATMV from the coding sequence ATGACCGCCACGCTGCCGATGTTGGAGAACTACCCGAATCCGATCGAACTGGATCGGGGAAAGCTCGCAGCCACGATCGACGCCCTGGATGACTGCGCCGAGGCATGCACGGCGTGTGCCGAGGCATGTCTCGGCGAGCCCGACGTCGCCGAACTGACCATGTGCATCCGCACCAACCTCGACTGCGCCGACGTCTGCGCCTCGGCGGCGCGGGTGCTGACCCGCTGGACCGGCTACGACGCGGCGATCGGCCGGGCGATGCTGGAGGCCTGCGCCACCGCGTGCGCGGTCTGCGCCGCGGAATGTGAGCGCCACGCCGCGAAGCACGAACACTGCCGCATCTGCGCCGAGGCCTGCCGAAGCTGCGAGCAGTCCTGCCGCGACCTCCTGGCCACGATGGTGTAG
- a CDS encoding RNA polymerase sigma factor has protein sequence MDARRTVEAVWRMHSARLVAALTRLVHDVGLAEDFAQDAYLAALEQWPREGVPAEPAGWLLTTARRRAIDMIRRERVRDEKYALLAVADDDEGGTGTDSELLSLVFVACHPVLSQESRAALTLRLVGGLSTEEIAHAFLVPPATMGQRISRAKRTLTEAEVPFAMPDPDALPARLNAVLEVVYLIFTEGYSATSGDRWIRRDLAERAMRLGRMLAGLMPTEPEVFGLVALMELQASRFAARIGRDGQPVLLEDQDRGRWDRTLIAHGLGALSRARGLRKPLGPYTVQAAIAACHARAPRFADTDWPAILALYDALTHLAPSPVVRLNRVVAVLHVDGPQAALDAVDELRDDPRLGRYHLFGAIRGDLLMRLGRQAEAADELERAAGLAPTRQERTLLMERAAAATR, from the coding sequence ATGGACGCGCGGCGGACCGTGGAAGCGGTGTGGCGGATGCACTCCGCCCGCTTGGTCGCCGCCCTCACTCGGCTGGTGCACGACGTGGGGCTGGCCGAGGACTTCGCGCAGGACGCCTATCTCGCGGCGCTGGAGCAGTGGCCGCGCGAGGGTGTCCCCGCCGAGCCGGCCGGCTGGCTGCTGACCACGGCCCGGCGCAGGGCGATCGACATGATCAGGCGCGAGAGGGTACGCGACGAGAAATACGCCCTGCTGGCCGTGGCCGACGACGACGAGGGCGGCACCGGCACCGACAGCGAACTCCTGTCGCTCGTGTTTGTCGCCTGCCACCCGGTGCTGTCCCAGGAGTCGCGGGCGGCGCTGACCCTCCGGCTGGTCGGCGGGCTGAGCACGGAGGAGATCGCCCACGCGTTCCTGGTGCCGCCGGCCACCATGGGGCAACGGATCTCCCGGGCCAAACGCACGCTGACCGAGGCCGAGGTGCCGTTCGCGATGCCCGACCCCGATGCCTTACCGGCCCGGCTCAACGCCGTCCTGGAGGTCGTCTACCTGATCTTCACGGAGGGCTATTCGGCCACCTCCGGCGACCGCTGGATCCGCCGCGACCTGGCCGAGCGCGCCATGCGCCTCGGCCGGATGCTGGCCGGCCTGATGCCCACCGAGCCGGAGGTCTTCGGCCTGGTGGCCCTGATGGAACTCCAGGCGTCGAGATTCGCCGCCCGGATCGGGCGCGACGGGCAGCCGGTGCTGCTCGAAGACCAGGACCGCGGGCGCTGGGACCGCACCCTGATCGCACACGGACTCGGCGCCCTGTCCCGGGCGCGGGGCCTGCGCAAGCCGCTCGGCCCCTACACGGTGCAGGCCGCGATCGCCGCCTGTCACGCGCGGGCGCCACGCTTCGCAGACACCGACTGGCCGGCGATCCTCGCCCTCTACGACGCGCTGACCCACCTCGCCCCGTCGCCGGTGGTCCGGCTCAACCGGGTGGTCGCGGTGTTGCATGTGGATGGTCCGCAGGCCGCCCTCGATGCGGTCGACGAGCTGCGCGACGACCCAAGGCTGGGCCGCTACCACCTGTTCGGCGCGATCCGCGGCGACCTGCTCATGAGACTGGGCCGGCAGGCCGAGGCCGCCGACGAACTCGAACGCGCCGCCGGCCTGGCACCCACCCGTCAGGAACGCACCCTGCTGATGGAGCGGGCGGCCGCGGCGACCCGGTGA
- a CDS encoding YciI family protein, whose product MKVLVVIKVVGTDEDIVAGNVEMLAPMGEYNDKLSKAGILLDAAGLRPSVEAKQVVLEGGTTSVVDGPFTEAKEIIAGYWIWQVGSMEEAVEWARQCPVDPKVGRGLLEIRPYWEEADLQALLGG is encoded by the coding sequence ATGAAGGTCCTGGTAGTGATCAAGGTGGTCGGCACCGACGAGGACATCGTCGCGGGCAACGTAGAGATGCTGGCGCCCATGGGCGAATACAACGACAAGCTCTCGAAGGCCGGGATCCTGCTCGACGCCGCCGGCTTGCGGCCGAGCGTCGAGGCCAAGCAGGTGGTCCTCGAGGGCGGCACCACGTCGGTGGTCGACGGGCCGTTCACCGAGGCCAAGGAGATCATCGCCGGATACTGGATCTGGCAGGTCGGCTCGATGGAAGAAGCGGTCGAGTGGGCCCGGCAGTGCCCGGTCGACCCGAAGGTCGGGCGCGGGCTGCTGGAGATCCGGCCCTACTGGGAAGAGGCCGACCTGCAGGCCCTGCTGGGCGGCTGA
- a CDS encoding sensor histidine kinase, which produces MRKLSELRRRATEAAYALPPLVVDAIIALLCYLATIASPVVDAEDSTSMYLFAAFSSLPLVWRRRWPVPVTFITGIATAVLAVNDLIKEVPYGQLVATYTFAALGSQLWRFVGIAGTIAGLSVSLTPKSNPLPVAATLILFGAAYGLGAIARSRRDLIATLEARAQQLAADYAEAASRERQRIARDMHDTLAHSVSLMVVQAEAGPVVVRRDPAAAERAFDAIADAGRDALTQLRRTLGVLRSEPASRAPQPGLDAIGPLVEQARAAGLVVSFAEAGDRRSVPADTAVAAYRVVQEALTNVVRHARAAQVEVRLDWNGSALVLEVRDDGRGPRRRPPTPGGHGLIGMRERVTACGGTLRTGAATDGPGFVVHATLPLVESVVPVQPRG; this is translated from the coding sequence GTGCGGAAGCTGTCGGAGCTCAGGCGCCGGGCCACTGAGGCGGCCTACGCGCTTCCGCCGCTGGTGGTCGACGCGATCATCGCGCTGCTCTGCTATCTGGCGACGATCGCCTCGCCGGTGGTCGACGCCGAAGACAGCACCAGCATGTATCTCTTCGCCGCGTTCAGCTCGCTGCCGCTGGTCTGGCGGCGGCGCTGGCCAGTGCCGGTCACCTTCATCACCGGCATCGCCACCGCGGTGCTCGCGGTCAACGACCTGATCAAAGAGGTGCCCTACGGGCAGCTCGTCGCCACCTACACCTTCGCCGCGCTGGGCAGCCAGCTCTGGCGGTTTGTCGGCATCGCCGGCACCATCGCCGGGCTGAGCGTCTCGCTCACGCCGAAGAGCAACCCGCTGCCGGTGGCCGCCACGCTGATCCTGTTCGGTGCCGCCTACGGCCTCGGCGCCATCGCCCGCTCGCGCCGCGACCTCATCGCCACCCTGGAGGCCCGGGCGCAGCAACTCGCCGCCGACTACGCCGAGGCGGCCTCGCGCGAGCGGCAACGGATCGCCCGCGACATGCACGACACGCTCGCCCACTCGGTCAGCCTGATGGTGGTGCAGGCCGAGGCCGGGCCCGTGGTGGTGCGCCGCGATCCGGCCGCCGCCGAGCGGGCCTTCGACGCGATCGCCGATGCCGGCCGCGACGCGCTCACCCAGCTCCGGCGCACCCTCGGCGTGCTGCGTTCCGAGCCGGCCTCGCGCGCGCCGCAGCCCGGCCTCGACGCGATCGGGCCGCTGGTCGAGCAGGCGCGTGCCGCGGGCCTGGTGGTCAGCTTCGCCGAAGCCGGTGATCGGCGGTCCGTTCCGGCCGACACCGCGGTCGCCGCCTATCGGGTGGTGCAGGAGGCACTGACCAATGTGGTACGTCACGCCCGCGCCGCTCAGGTCGAGGTGCGGCTCGACTGGAACGGGTCGGCGCTGGTGCTGGAGGTGCGCGACGACGGGCGTGGGCCACGCCGCCGGCCGCCGACCCCAGGCGGGCACGGCCTGATCGGCATGCGTGAGCGGGTCACCGCGTGCGGCGGCACGTTGCGCACCGGCGCCGCCACCGACGGCCCCGGATTTGTCGTGCACGCTACGCTCCCCCTCGTGGAGTCGGTGGTTCCCGTGCAGCCGCGTGGTTGA
- a CDS encoding response regulator, giving the protein MVDQIRVLVADDQELVRGGFALILDAQPDITVVGEAADGAEAIAAAERLRPDVVLMDVRMPNVDGIAATAQICAASATRVLVLTTFDLDEYVYDALRAGASGFLLKDMRRDDLVNAVRVVAGGEALLAPTVTRRLIADVVARAPQNPAMPKNLTTLTARETETLKAVARGLSNAEIAAELFVTEHTVKTHVSNLLTKLDLRDRVQAVVLAYETGLVVPRSGE; this is encoded by the coding sequence GTGGTTGACCAGATCCGCGTCCTCGTGGCCGACGACCAGGAGCTGGTCCGGGGCGGGTTCGCGCTGATCCTCGACGCCCAACCCGACATCACGGTGGTCGGTGAGGCCGCCGACGGTGCCGAGGCGATCGCCGCCGCCGAGCGGCTGCGTCCTGACGTGGTGCTGATGGACGTGCGGATGCCCAACGTCGACGGCATCGCGGCCACCGCCCAAATCTGCGCCGCCTCCGCGACCCGGGTGCTCGTGCTGACCACCTTCGACCTCGACGAATACGTCTACGACGCGTTGCGGGCCGGCGCCAGCGGCTTCCTGCTCAAGGACATGCGCCGGGACGACCTGGTCAACGCCGTTCGCGTGGTGGCCGGCGGCGAGGCGCTGCTGGCGCCGACGGTGACCCGCCGGCTGATCGCCGACGTGGTCGCCCGGGCACCGCAGAATCCCGCGATGCCGAAAAACCTCACCACCCTCACCGCCCGGGAGACCGAGACGCTGAAGGCGGTGGCGCGCGGCCTGTCCAACGCGGAGATCGCCGCCGAGCTGTTCGTCACCGAGCACACCGTCAAGACCCACGTCAGCAACCTGCTCACCAAGCTCGACCTGCGCGACCGGGTGCAGGCGGTAGTCCTCGCGTACGAGACCGGACTGGTCGTTCCTCGCTCCGGCGAGTGA
- a CDS encoding MMPL family transporter, which produces MTTSLARFSVRRPVIVLLIWLAVVGAGFTVGVGVFERLVGDVGVVPGSESDRASDLGETLAPEPERITAVVSGIDAADPAVTAAIDRVSADVRAMPGVADVSPPVPAPETGRAVLFTVTMDLADGADEVAGQAAERIRAGTGLAGGTVTVSGGSLSEDEFSEQAARDVARAEIFSTPIMLLLLLIVFGGLLAAGLPLIIAVVGVGGTFGLLFAFSQVTDVSVYSIQIVTMLAVGLAVDYALLIVYRFREERAIDPEVGAAVLRTAGTAGRTVLFSGLTVAVALAGLTVFPDPFLRSMGIAGTAVVLLDMLAALTLLPALLALFGKRIKARAPRPASAGVFARLARIVQRRPLVTALTVLAAMLFIAIPVLDMRLAAGDARLLPATTQTRALYDELAVHFPDEVRPDEVSAIVPDAATATMLRDQIQTMPGVREVEVSALGNLTLVQADVDQPQQDAVAQAVRDLPGDKLAGGDAARLIDYRGMLAERLPWAIALVALGTLVLLFLFTGSIVLPIKAVLTNLLSIGAALGAVVWVFQQGHLGLAPLDGTNLTVPVLVAAIAFGLSVDYEVFLLSRMRERWLAGARPEVAVAEGLQLTGRIVTAAALLLAVVFAGFVAGGFVPIRSIGLGLVLAVLLDATIVRMLLVPATMTLLGRYNWWAPAWLARIHARIGLTETENAPAPELVSVR; this is translated from the coding sequence ATGACAACCTCACTGGCACGTTTCTCCGTACGCCGCCCGGTCATCGTTCTGCTGATCTGGCTGGCCGTCGTCGGCGCCGGCTTCACCGTCGGGGTCGGCGTCTTCGAACGGCTCGTCGGCGATGTCGGCGTGGTGCCCGGCAGCGAGTCGGACCGGGCCAGCGACCTCGGCGAGACGCTCGCGCCGGAACCCGAGCGGATCACCGCGGTCGTCAGCGGCATCGACGCCGCCGACCCGGCCGTCACCGCCGCGATCGACCGGGTCAGCGCCGACGTCCGGGCGATGCCCGGGGTGGCCGACGTGAGCCCGCCGGTGCCCGCGCCGGAGACCGGCCGCGCCGTGTTGTTCACCGTCACGATGGACCTCGCCGACGGCGCCGACGAGGTCGCCGGGCAGGCGGCCGAACGCATCCGCGCCGGCACCGGCCTGGCCGGCGGCACGGTCACGGTGTCCGGCGGGTCGCTCAGCGAAGACGAGTTCAGCGAGCAGGCGGCCCGCGACGTGGCCCGCGCCGAGATCTTCAGCACGCCGATCATGTTGCTGCTGCTGCTGATCGTCTTCGGCGGCCTGCTCGCCGCGGGACTGCCGCTGATCATCGCGGTGGTCGGCGTCGGCGGCACCTTCGGCCTGCTCTTCGCGTTCAGCCAGGTCACCGACGTGTCCGTCTACTCGATCCAGATCGTCACGATGCTCGCGGTCGGCCTGGCCGTCGACTACGCCCTGCTGATCGTCTACCGGTTCCGCGAGGAGCGGGCCATCGACCCGGAGGTGGGCGCCGCCGTGCTCCGGACAGCCGGCACCGCCGGCCGTACCGTGCTGTTCTCCGGCCTGACCGTCGCGGTCGCGCTGGCCGGGCTGACCGTCTTCCCGGACCCGTTCCTGCGCTCGATGGGCATCGCTGGCACCGCGGTCGTCCTGCTCGACATGCTGGCCGCGCTGACGCTGCTGCCCGCGCTGCTAGCGCTCTTCGGCAAGCGGATCAAGGCCCGCGCGCCGCGGCCGGCCAGTGCCGGCGTGTTCGCCCGGCTGGCCCGGATCGTGCAGCGCCGGCCGCTGGTGACCGCACTGACCGTGCTGGCCGCGATGCTGTTCATCGCGATCCCGGTGCTCGACATGCGGCTGGCGGCGGGTGACGCCCGACTGCTGCCCGCGACCACCCAGACCCGCGCCCTCTACGACGAGTTGGCCGTCCATTTCCCCGACGAGGTCCGACCCGACGAGGTCTCGGCCATCGTGCCGGACGCGGCGACGGCCACGATGTTGCGGGATCAGATCCAGACCATGCCAGGGGTACGCGAGGTCGAGGTCTCCGCGCTCGGCAACCTGACCCTGGTCCAGGCCGATGTCGACCAGCCCCAGCAGGACGCGGTCGCCCAGGCCGTGCGCGACCTGCCGGGCGACAAGCTGGCCGGCGGCGACGCGGCCCGGTTGATCGACTACCGGGGCATGCTGGCCGAGCGGCTCCCCTGGGCGATCGCGCTGGTCGCGCTCGGCACGCTGGTCCTGCTGTTCCTGTTCACCGGCTCGATCGTGTTGCCCATCAAGGCCGTGCTGACCAACCTGCTCAGCATCGGTGCCGCGCTCGGTGCCGTCGTCTGGGTCTTCCAGCAGGGCCACCTCGGTCTCGCGCCGCTGGACGGCACCAACCTGACCGTCCCGGTCCTCGTCGCGGCCATCGCGTTCGGCCTGTCCGTCGACTACGAGGTGTTCCTGCTGTCCCGGATGCGGGAGCGCTGGCTGGCCGGCGCCCGGCCGGAGGTCGCGGTGGCCGAGGGACTCCAGCTCACCGGCCGGATCGTCACGGCGGCGGCGCTGCTGCTGGCGGTCGTCTTCGCGGGCTTCGTGGCCGGCGGCTTCGTGCCGATCCGCTCGATCGGCCTGGGCCTCGTGCTGGCCGTGCTGCTCGACGCGACGATCGTCCGGATGCTGCTGGTGCCGGCGACCATGACCCTGCTGGGCCGCTACAACTGGTGGGCGCCGGCCTGGCTGGCCCGCATCCACGCTCGGATCGGCCTGACCGAAACCGAGAACGCACCCGCGCCGGAGCTGGTCTCGGTCCGCTGA
- a CDS encoding sensor histidine kinase → MRNAAIRLGVAVAVAAAIAGVLLAIRGQVSGLDAWLTASAAAYLPVAVVGAAMARREPANPVGWIFLVSGVTLPLANLLHLIGGIALELVSGGLTVLAVPLAALFGVLLFPDGRLGSGRRRALAWAYAIALVLLLIYGLCSPTLIDQPDVPNPLSLGGWVSALLVVVLLLGPMIALAAWSLLRKARAAGGDRGAAMRLAAYAGFGCAATFFACLAVGMTSGDTAQISVLENTGPVVLGVAAWVGIVRYGLFDTRVVVSRTLVYGALTAVVLAVYAGAALAVGQIAGGAIAALAALPLRDVLQRQVNRLVYGLRDEPAAALARLGERLDAAGAPDEALAAAAGTVADALRLSYVEVEVAGSVVATHGRRGPEPVRELPLPFAGETIGRLVLQSRHADFTLADEALLANLSRQVAVVAHAVTLAAELRHSRERLVTAREEERRRLRRDLHDGLGPTLAGIALGIDTVRRALPAGAQADADRLDLLRGEAQRAVADIRRIVYDLRPPVLDELGLAGAVREQALRLGCADVEVADLPPLPAAVEVAAYRIALEALANASRHAPGAPVTVTVSSAGRLVLRIADAGGGIPDGYRAGVGIASMRERAAEVGGSFVIGPGPSGGTLVVADLPLTAP, encoded by the coding sequence ATGCGTAACGCGGCGATCCGGCTCGGCGTCGCGGTGGCGGTGGCCGCCGCGATCGCCGGCGTGCTGCTGGCCATCCGCGGCCAGGTCTCCGGGCTCGACGCGTGGCTGACCGCGAGCGCGGCGGCCTACCTGCCGGTCGCCGTGGTCGGCGCGGCGATGGCCCGCCGCGAGCCGGCCAACCCGGTCGGCTGGATCTTCCTCGTCTCCGGCGTCACCCTGCCGCTGGCCAACCTGCTGCACCTGATCGGCGGCATCGCCCTCGAGCTGGTGTCCGGTGGGCTGACGGTGCTCGCCGTTCCGCTGGCCGCGCTGTTCGGGGTGCTGCTGTTCCCCGACGGCCGGCTGGGCTCCGGCCGGCGGCGCGCGCTCGCCTGGGCGTACGCCATCGCCCTGGTGTTGCTCCTGATCTATGGGTTGTGTTCGCCGACCCTGATCGACCAGCCCGACGTGCCCAACCCGCTCTCGCTGGGCGGCTGGGTTTCCGCGCTCCTGGTCGTGGTCCTGTTGCTCGGGCCGATGATCGCGCTCGCCGCATGGTCGTTGCTGCGCAAGGCGCGCGCCGCGGGCGGCGACCGAGGCGCGGCGATGCGGCTCGCGGCCTACGCCGGTTTCGGTTGCGCGGCAACGTTCTTCGCGTGCCTCGCCGTCGGCATGACCTCCGGCGACACCGCCCAGATCTCGGTGCTGGAGAACACCGGGCCGGTCGTGCTCGGCGTCGCGGCCTGGGTCGGGATCGTGCGCTACGGGCTGTTCGACACCCGGGTCGTGGTCAGCCGGACGCTGGTCTACGGCGCGCTGACCGCGGTCGTGCTCGCGGTCTACGCCGGAGCGGCCCTCGCGGTCGGCCAGATCGCCGGCGGCGCGATCGCGGCGCTCGCCGCCCTCCCGCTACGCGACGTGCTGCAAAGACAGGTCAACCGGCTGGTGTACGGCCTGCGCGACGAACCGGCCGCCGCCCTGGCCCGGCTCGGTGAACGGCTCGACGCGGCCGGCGCGCCCGACGAAGCACTCGCCGCCGCCGCCGGCACCGTCGCCGACGCCCTTCGTCTGTCCTATGTGGAAGTCGAGGTCGCCGGCTCGGTGGTGGCCACCCACGGCCGGCGCGGCCCGGAGCCGGTCCGCGAACTCCCGCTGCCGTTCGCGGGCGAGACGATCGGGCGGCTGGTGCTGCAGAGCCGGCACGCCGACTTCACCCTCGCCGACGAGGCACTGCTGGCCAACCTGAGCCGGCAGGTGGCCGTCGTCGCACACGCGGTGACCCTGGCCGCCGAGTTGCGGCACTCGCGCGAGCGGCTGGTCACCGCGCGCGAGGAGGAACGCCGCCGGCTGCGCCGCGACCTGCACGACGGCCTCGGCCCGACGCTGGCCGGCATCGCCCTCGGCATCGACACCGTTCGGCGGGCGCTGCCGGCCGGCGCTCAAGCCGACGCCGACCGGCTCGATCTGCTCCGCGGCGAAGCCCAGCGGGCCGTCGCCGACATCCGCCGGATCGTCTACGACCTGCGCCCGCCGGTGCTCGACGAGCTCGGCCTGGCCGGGGCGGTCCGTGAGCAGGCGCTCCGGCTCGGCTGTGCCGACGTCGAGGTCGCCGACCTGCCGCCCCTGCCCGCGGCGGTCGAGGTGGCCGCCTACCGGATCGCGCTGGAGGCGCTGGCCAACGCCAGCCGGCACGCACCCGGCGCCCCGGTCACGGTGACCGTGTCGTCGGCCGGCCGCCTGGTGTTGCGGATCGCCGACGCCGGCGGCGGCATCCCCGACGGCTATCGCGCCGGGGTGGGCATCGCGTCGATGCGCGAGCGGGCGGCCGAGGTGGGCGGCTCGTTCGTGATCGGCCCGGGCCCGTCCGGCGGCACGCTGGTGGTCGCCGACCTACCGCTGACGGCGCCATGA